One region of Hoeflea sp. 108 genomic DNA includes:
- a CDS encoding tripartite tricarboxylate transporter TctB family protein encodes MNKLSIDPTNGACGALLAATGAFFAIQALGLELGTSLRMGPGYFPLVLSLVLVALGLVIIVQATRVDGEPIGPIAWRGMAFILPAPIFFGLTVRGLGFVPSLFFTCLIAAFASTRMKPLPALVLAAAVTLFSVVVFSYALGLPFQRFGPWLRF; translated from the coding sequence ATGAACAAGCTTTCCATAGATCCAACCAACGGTGCCTGCGGTGCGCTGCTTGCAGCCACCGGCGCCTTCTTCGCCATCCAAGCGCTCGGGCTCGAGCTCGGTACGTCGCTGCGCATGGGTCCAGGCTACTTCCCGCTAGTGCTGTCGCTGGTGCTGGTGGCCCTCGGCCTCGTCATCATCGTCCAGGCGACCCGCGTCGATGGCGAGCCGATCGGCCCGATCGCCTGGCGCGGCATGGCCTTCATCCTGCCCGCGCCGATCTTCTTCGGGCTCACCGTGCGCGGCCTCGGCTTCGTGCCGTCGCTGTTCTTCACCTGCCTGATCGCGGCTTTCGCCTCGACGCGCATGAAGCCGCTGCCGGCACTGGTACTGGCTGCGGCGGTCACGCTGTTCTCGGTGGTGGTGTTCAGCTACGCGCTTGGCCTGCCGTTCCAGCGTTTCGGCCCGTGGCTGCGGTTCTAA
- a CDS encoding DUF2188 domain-containing protein: protein MAKLVYEIVQHDSGWAYKVGGTFSETFPTHEAALRAAETAAAEQRVAGATDGIQYEDSDGQWHDEVAKGDDRPETEISD, encoded by the coding sequence ATGGCAAAGCTCGTCTATGAAATAGTCCAGCACGACAGCGGCTGGGCCTACAAGGTCGGCGGTACCTTTTCAGAGACCTTTCCGACCCATGAAGCCGCATTGCGCGCGGCCGAAACTGCCGCCGCCGAACAGCGCGTCGCCGGCGCGACCGATGGCATCCAGTATGAGGATTCGGACGGCCAATGGCACGACGAAGTCGCCAAGGGCGACGATCGGCCGGAAACCGAAATCTCCGACTGA
- a CDS encoding alpha/beta fold hydrolase, whose product MRALWIALTLAFLVALPNAPAFTEERWQTLPEPAQMPVADESGYAQVNGIDMYYAIYGTGDPVLLIHGGLSHADIWAGQVEALSKTHKVIVADSRGHGRSSRGNKPFGYDLMASDYVALLDHLGIGRTALVGWDDGGIIGLDIAMKHPERLTRLYAQAANVTPDGVDPDMLDNKTFAAYIERSGEDYARMSKTPDEYDNFVAQISHMWKSQPNWSREDLARITVPTAIVSGDHDEAVKREHTEYIASVIPGAKLIILANASHFAMLQDPDGYNRSVLGFIDQK is encoded by the coding sequence ATGCGTGCGTTGTGGATTGCGTTGACGTTGGCGTTTCTGGTTGCGCTGCCCAACGCGCCGGCATTCACTGAAGAACGCTGGCAAACCCTGCCCGAACCTGCGCAGATGCCGGTGGCCGACGAAAGTGGCTATGCCCAAGTCAACGGCATCGACATGTATTACGCGATCTACGGCACCGGCGATCCTGTCCTGCTCATCCATGGCGGCCTCAGCCACGCCGACATCTGGGCTGGCCAGGTCGAGGCCCTGTCCAAGACGCACAAGGTGATCGTCGCCGACAGCCGCGGCCATGGCCGCTCAAGCCGCGGCAACAAGCCCTTCGGCTACGACCTGATGGCATCTGACTATGTCGCCCTGCTCGACCATCTCGGCATCGGCAGGACCGCACTTGTCGGCTGGGACGACGGCGGCATCATCGGCCTCGACATCGCCATGAAGCATCCCGAGCGCCTGACCCGGCTCTATGCCCAAGCCGCCAACGTCACGCCCGATGGCGTCGACCCCGACATGCTCGATAACAAGACCTTCGCCGCCTATATCGAACGCTCCGGCGAGGATTACGCGCGGATGTCGAAGACACCGGACGAATATGACAACTTCGTCGCCCAGATCAGCCACATGTGGAAGAGCCAGCCCAACTGGTCCAGGGAGGATCTGGCCCGGATCACCGTGCCCACGGCAATCGTCTCAGGCGACCATGACGAAGCGGTCAAGCGCGAGCACACCGAATACATCGCGTCGGTCATTCCGGGCGCCAAGCTGATCATTCTTGCCAATGCCAGCCACTTCGCCATGCTGCAGGACCCCGATGGCTACAACAGATCGGTGCTCGGCTTCATTGACCAGAAATAG
- a CDS encoding alpha/beta fold hydrolase, translating into MLGSIVFWFGTIAVLVAAFAAGYFVLATRRIAGEAERAVPASGQFLALGRHRIHYVEQGQGRPILFLHGLGGQLHHFRHTLFGRLGGDFHLVAIDRPGSGYSARPAEFSGSLTEQARLVRDFIAAKGLERPLIVGHSLGGAVALALALDHPDSMSGLALLSPLTHVEDELRPEFRSLYVRSSWLRHLLANTIWVPTSLKYAPLTLAFVFGPQQPTKDYAIGGGGLAGLRPSHIYATSSDLVAIEQDLASLEARYEELKMPVGVLFGTADRVIDYRLNAEPLVGRIGNLELELVDGLGHMPQFIEPQRVDTFIRRIAARAFAVV; encoded by the coding sequence GTGCTTGGCTCTATTGTCTTCTGGTTCGGAACGATTGCGGTGCTGGTTGCGGCATTCGCCGCCGGCTATTTCGTTTTGGCGACGCGTCGCATCGCCGGCGAGGCCGAACGCGCCGTGCCTGCCTCGGGACAATTCCTCGCTCTCGGCCGCCACCGCATTCATTATGTCGAACAGGGGCAGGGCCGTCCCATCCTGTTCCTCCACGGCCTCGGCGGCCAGCTTCACCACTTTCGCCACACCCTGTTCGGCCGGCTCGGCGGTGACTTTCACCTTGTTGCAATCGACAGGCCGGGGTCCGGCTATTCGGCACGGCCAGCAGAATTTTCGGGCAGCCTGACAGAGCAGGCGAGGCTCGTGCGCGACTTCATCGCGGCCAAGGGGCTGGAAAGGCCGCTCATTGTCGGCCACTCGCTTGGCGGTGCCGTGGCCCTGGCGCTGGCGCTGGACCATCCGGACAGCATGTCCGGATTGGCGCTTTTGTCGCCGCTGACTCATGTCGAAGACGAACTGCGCCCCGAGTTCCGCTCGCTCTATGTGCGTTCGTCTTGGCTGAGGCATCTTCTCGCCAACACGATCTGGGTGCCTACCTCGCTCAAATATGCGCCGTTGACGCTGGCCTTTGTTTTCGGGCCGCAGCAGCCGACCAAGGACTATGCCATCGGCGGCGGCGGCCTCGCCGGGCTCAGGCCGAGCCATATCTATGCGACGTCTTCCGACCTGGTGGCGATCGAGCAGGATCTCGCGAGCCTTGAAGCCCGCTATGAGGAACTGAAGATGCCCGTGGGCGTACTGTTCGGCACGGCGGATCGGGTGATCGACTATCGTCTCAACGCCGAGCCGCTGGTCGGCCGCATCGGCAATCTCGAGCTTGAACTTGTCGACGGGCTGGGCCACATGCCGCAATTCATCGAGCCGCAGCGCGTCGACACCTTCATCAGGCGGATCGCCGCGCGGGCCTTCGCCGTGGTCTGA
- a CDS encoding tripartite tricarboxylate transporter permease — MELFSNLALGFATASTIYNLGFCLIGVLLGTLIGVLPGIGATATIAMLLPITFQIGDPVSSLIMLAGIYYGAQYGGSTTAILINMPGESSSAVTAIDGYQMARKGRAGAALAIAAIGSFFAGTVSTFLVAVFAPPLTSIALQFGAAEYFSLMVVGLVSSIALAHGSIVKALAMVVLGLLLGLVGTDIYTGTPRFTLGIREYADGLNFVAVAVGVFGIAEILRNLESEKTREVLMAKVTGLMPTREDFKAMAAPIVRGTVIGSALGILPGGGAILAAFASYTVEKRVSKNPEEFGKGAIAGVAGPESANNAGAQTSFIPMLTLGIPANPVMALMIGAMIIQGIVPGPNVAVEQPALFWGIIASMWIGNLMLIVLNLPLIGLWVKLLTVPYYILFPIIMAFCAIGVYSVNSNVYDLYAVAFFGLIGYALVKLRCEPAPLLLGFVLGPLLEENLRRAMILSRGDATTFITRPISALLLAIAALVLIVVLLPAVRKKRDEVFVEEDA; from the coding sequence ATGGAACTCTTCAGTAATCTCGCGCTCGGCTTCGCTACCGCGTCGACCATCTACAATCTCGGCTTCTGCCTCATCGGCGTGCTGCTCGGCACCCTCATCGGCGTTCTGCCCGGCATCGGCGCCACCGCCACCATCGCCATGCTGTTGCCGATCACCTTCCAGATCGGCGACCCGGTGTCGTCGCTGATCATGCTCGCCGGCATCTATTACGGCGCGCAATATGGCGGCTCGACCACCGCCATCCTCATCAACATGCCCGGCGAATCATCTTCGGCGGTGACAGCCATCGACGGCTACCAGATGGCCCGCAAGGGCCGTGCGGGTGCGGCCCTTGCCATTGCCGCCATCGGCTCGTTCTTTGCCGGCACGGTGTCGACCTTCCTCGTTGCCGTCTTCGCCCCGCCGCTGACCTCGATCGCGCTGCAATTCGGTGCCGCCGAATATTTCTCGCTGATGGTCGTCGGTCTCGTCTCTTCCATCGCGCTTGCGCACGGCTCCATCGTCAAGGCGCTGGCCATGGTCGTACTCGGGCTGCTGCTCGGCCTCGTCGGCACCGATATCTACACCGGCACGCCACGCTTCACTTTAGGCATCCGCGAATATGCCGACGGGCTCAATTTCGTTGCGGTCGCAGTCGGCGTCTTCGGCATCGCCGAAATCCTGCGCAACCTCGAAAGCGAAAAGACCCGTGAGGTGCTGATGGCCAAGGTCACCGGCCTGATGCCGACGCGCGAGGACTTCAAGGCCATGGCAGCCCCTATCGTGCGCGGTACCGTCATCGGCTCGGCTCTCGGCATTCTGCCGGGCGGCGGCGCGATCCTTGCAGCCTTTGCCTCCTACACGGTGGAAAAGCGCGTCTCCAAGAACCCCGAAGAGTTCGGCAAGGGAGCGATTGCCGGTGTCGCCGGTCCGGAATCGGCCAACAATGCCGGTGCGCAGACCTCGTTCATCCCGATGCTGACGCTCGGCATTCCGGCCAACCCGGTTATGGCGCTGATGATCGGCGCGATGATCATCCAGGGCATCGTGCCCGGCCCCAATGTTGCCGTCGAGCAGCCCGCGCTGTTCTGGGGCATCATCGCCTCGATGTGGATCGGCAACCTGATGCTGATCGTGCTCAACCTGCCGCTGATCGGGCTGTGGGTGAAGCTTCTGACCGTCCCCTATTACATTCTGTTCCCGATCATCATGGCTTTCTGTGCCATCGGCGTCTACAGCGTCAATTCCAACGTCTACGACCTCTATGCCGTCGCCTTCTTCGGCCTGATCGGCTACGCGCTGGTCAAGCTGCGTTGCGAACCGGCGCCGCTGCTGCTCGGCTTCGTGCTTGGGCCGCTGCTCGAGGAAAACCTGCGCCGGGCCATGATCCTATCGCGCGGCGATGCCACCACCTTCATCACTCGGCCGATCAGCGCGCTTCTGCTCGCGATTGCCGCCCTGGTGCTGATCGTGGTGCTGTTGCCGGCGGTGCGAAAGAAGCGCGACGAGGTCTTTGTCGAAGAAGACGCCTGA
- a CDS encoding sensor histidine kinase: protein MWPGLALAALALAIVVLGGRLATRAYMDEAEARGQTTLRLAVSALTGQISRYKALPQLIADNDDIQLMLASPDDPALRDVANRYLKSINSLLESSDIYVIKPGGDTIAASNYDLPTTFVGENYSYRPYYQDAIRGGLGRFFALGVMSNMRGYYFSAPVKLGERAAGVVVLKVHIEEIEASWRGGDFELTVTDPEGIIFMSSRPGWLYSSMKPLTSEMLARTTASRRYSDAVLRNLPVSRFMADGRELLAISERGNTREFLEVAEEMPEAGWTVHVLADTSSARAQSLSAVVLALLALGLAALGSAIILQRRARLAERMQMQQSAQQELERRVDERTADLALVNTRLETEVAERRATEQQLRQTQADLIQAGKLAALGQMSAALSHEFNQPLAAVKTYADNAAILIDRERVAEARDNVSRISSLTDRMASISKHLRNFARKPNQKLGAVSLQEVVHDTQEIVAWRLKAADATLSVDLGPTPLTVKAGAVRLQQVLVNIVTNAADAVEGLPDRRIELVARRKAGKVTITVRDHGPGVPKAIAERIFDPFFSTKGVGKGLGLGLSISYNIIKDFGGSLGVLNHPEGGALFTIDLDAMRSAMREAAE from the coding sequence ATGTGGCCGGGGCTAGCCCTGGCAGCGCTGGCGCTTGCGATCGTTGTGCTGGGCGGACGGCTTGCCACGCGCGCCTATATGGACGAGGCTGAAGCGCGCGGCCAGACCACGCTCCGGCTTGCCGTCTCCGCACTGACGGGCCAGATCAGCCGCTACAAGGCGCTGCCGCAGTTGATCGCCGACAATGACGACATCCAGCTCATGCTCGCCTCGCCTGACGATCCTGCGCTGCGCGACGTCGCCAACCGCTACCTCAAATCGATCAACAGCCTGCTCGAATCGTCCGACATCTACGTCATCAAACCGGGCGGCGACACGATCGCGGCCAGCAACTACGATCTGCCCACCACTTTCGTCGGCGAGAACTATTCGTATCGGCCCTACTATCAGGATGCCATCCGCGGCGGGCTCGGGCGCTTCTTTGCACTCGGCGTCATGTCCAACATGCGCGGCTACTATTTCTCGGCGCCGGTAAAGCTCGGCGAGCGCGCCGCCGGCGTGGTGGTTCTCAAGGTGCATATCGAGGAGATCGAGGCCTCGTGGCGCGGGGGCGACTTCGAACTGACCGTCACCGACCCCGAAGGCATCATCTTCATGAGCAGCCGCCCTGGCTGGCTTTATTCAAGCATGAAGCCGCTGACGTCGGAAATGCTGGCGCGTACCACGGCCTCGCGGCGCTATTCCGATGCGGTGCTGCGCAACCTGCCCGTCTCCCGTTTCATGGCCGATGGCCGGGAGCTTCTGGCAATCTCTGAACGCGGCAACACACGCGAATTCCTCGAGGTCGCCGAAGAAATGCCCGAGGCCGGCTGGACGGTGCATGTGCTGGCCGACACAAGTTCCGCCCGCGCCCAGTCGCTGTCGGCGGTCGTGCTCGCCCTTCTTGCGCTTGGCCTTGCAGCCCTCGGCAGCGCCATCATCCTGCAGCGCCGGGCGCGGCTGGCCGAACGCATGCAGATGCAGCAATCGGCGCAGCAGGAATTGGAGCGCCGCGTCGACGAACGCACCGCCGACCTCGCATTGGTCAATACGCGGTTAGAGACCGAGGTCGCCGAGCGCCGCGCCACCGAACAGCAGCTGCGCCAGACCCAGGCCGACCTGATCCAGGCCGGCAAGCTCGCCGCACTCGGCCAGATGTCCGCAGCACTATCACACGAGTTCAACCAGCCGCTGGCGGCAGTGAAAACCTACGCCGACAATGCCGCGATCCTGATCGACCGCGAGCGCGTCGCCGAGGCGCGCGACAATGTCTCGCGCATTTCGAGCCTGACCGATCGCATGGCCTCGATCAGCAAGCATCTCAGGAACTTCGCCCGCAAGCCGAACCAGAAGCTCGGCGCAGTGTCGCTGCAGGAGGTGGTCCACGACACCCAGGAGATCGTCGCCTGGCGCCTCAAGGCGGCGGACGCGACGCTGTCGGTCGACCTTGGCCCAACGCCGCTGACGGTAAAGGCAGGCGCGGTGCGCCTGCAGCAGGTCCTGGTCAATATCGTCACCAACGCTGCCGACGCGGTGGAAGGCCTGCCCGACCGCCGCATCGAACTCGTGGCGCGACGCAAGGCCGGCAAGGTGACCATCACAGTGCGCGACCATGGCCCCGGCGTGCCCAAGGCGATTGCCGAACGCATCTTCGATCCATTCTTCTCGACCAAGGGCGTGGGCAAGGGCCTTGGCCTTGGTCTTTCGATTTCATACAATATCATCAAGGACTTCGGTGGGAGTCTTGGCGTCTTGAATCATCCTGAAGGCGGAGCCTTGTTCACAATCGACCTCGATGCGATGCGCTCCGCCATGCGCGAGGCGGCCGAATGA
- a CDS encoding sigma-54 dependent transcriptional regulator, translated as MRPPVVLLVDDEDELRRSTAQSLDLAGLVVQDSASAERALDFITQGFYGVVVSDIRMPGMDGMTLMNRIHEVDADIPVILVTGHGDVQLAVRAMREGAYDFVEKPFTSQHLAEMATRAIDRRRLVLENRQLRAAAGKNDDIEARLPGRSQIMVELRYKLRAIAATDADALIIGDTGTGKEVAARALHDISSRATKPFVAINCAALPATLIESELFGHEAGAFPGALRPRYGKFEHARGGTVLLDEISSMPADLQAKLLRVIQDRVIYRLGSNEPIPLDVRFIATSKVDLDAEVGAGRFRADLLYRLNVVTLRMPALAARREDVPLLFLQLVREAAGRYRRDDAEVPPRVVADIIRLDWPGNVRELRNAADRFILGLGLQSADDNLAEGDEKLAERVAGFEKNIISAALVAHGGSLKPVYEQLGISRKTLYEKMLRYGLDKNRIGLVDASED; from the coding sequence ATGAGGCCGCCTGTCGTGCTGCTCGTCGACGACGAGGACGAGTTGCGCCGCTCGACGGCACAGTCGCTCGACCTTGCCGGCCTCGTCGTCCAGGACAGCGCCAGCGCCGAACGCGCCCTCGACTTCATCACGCAAGGGTTCTACGGCGTCGTCGTCTCCGACATCCGCATGCCCGGCATGGACGGCATGACGCTGATGAACCGCATCCACGAGGTCGATGCCGATATTCCCGTCATCCTTGTCACCGGCCATGGCGACGTCCAGCTTGCCGTGCGTGCCATGCGCGAGGGCGCCTACGATTTCGTCGAAAAGCCGTTCACCTCGCAGCACCTCGCCGAAATGGCAACACGCGCCATCGACCGGCGCAGGCTTGTGCTGGAAAACCGGCAACTGCGCGCCGCCGCCGGCAAGAACGACGACATCGAGGCGCGCCTGCCCGGCCGCAGCCAGATTATGGTCGAGTTGCGCTACAAGCTGCGCGCCATCGCCGCGACAGATGCCGACGCGCTCATCATCGGAGACACCGGCACGGGCAAGGAAGTGGCGGCGCGCGCGCTGCACGACATCAGCAGCCGCGCGACAAAACCTTTCGTCGCTATCAACTGCGCCGCCCTTCCGGCCACGCTGATCGAGAGCGAGTTGTTCGGCCACGAGGCCGGCGCGTTTCCAGGCGCGCTCAGGCCGCGCTACGGCAAATTCGAACATGCCCGCGGTGGCACGGTGCTGCTCGACGAAATCAGCTCGATGCCAGCAGATCTCCAGGCCAAGCTTCTGCGCGTCATCCAGGACCGCGTCATCTATCGGCTGGGCTCCAATGAGCCGATCCCGCTCGATGTGCGCTTCATCGCCACCAGCAAGGTCGATCTCGACGCCGAGGTCGGCGCTGGGCGTTTCCGCGCCGACCTGCTCTACCGCCTCAATGTGGTGACGCTGCGCATGCCGGCGCTCGCGGCGCGGCGCGAGGACGTGCCGCTGCTGTTTCTGCAACTGGTGCGCGAGGCCGCCGGCCGCTACCGCCGCGACGACGCCGAGGTGCCGCCGCGCGTGGTGGCCGACATCATCAGGCTCGACTGGCCCGGCAACGTGCGCGAACTGCGCAACGCCGCCGACCGCTTCATCCTCGGCCTCGGTCTGCAATCGGCCGACGACAATCTTGCCGAAGGCGACGAAAAGCTGGCCGAGCGCGTCGCCGGCTTCGAAAAGAACATCATATCGGCAGCCCTTGTGGCCCATGGCGGCAGCCTCAAGCCGGTCTATGAGCAGCTCGGAATCTCGCGCAAGACACTCTACGAGAAGATGCTGCGCTACGGCCTCGACAAGAATCGCATCGGCCTGGTAGACGCATCGGAGGACTAG
- a CDS encoding tripartite tricarboxylate transporter substrate-binding protein: MKKFIASLATAAAVAIFPLAADAAGYPERTITVVVPFAAGGPTDTVTRLVAESMSKDLGQQVIVENVGGAGGTLGAGRVASADPDGYTLLLHHIGMATSATLYRKLAYDTLNAFEYVGLVTEVPMTIVARKDLEATDLKGLVDYAKANKDKVTVANAGIGAASHLCGMLFMSSIGTPLVTVPYKGTGPAMTDLLGGQVDIMCDQTTNTTKQIQGGTIKAYAVTSPARLSVLPDVPTTKEGGLEGMEVGIWHGVYAPKGTPAEVTERLSQSLQKALKDPNVIARFAELGTVPSSDADATPAALKAKLEGEIARWKPIIEAAGQYAD, encoded by the coding sequence GTGAAGAAATTTATCGCCTCGCTGGCGACGGCCGCTGCTGTTGCCATTTTCCCGCTTGCCGCTGACGCTGCCGGCTACCCCGAGCGCACCATCACCGTCGTCGTGCCTTTCGCCGCCGGCGGCCCGACCGACACCGTCACCCGTCTCGTCGCCGAATCCATGTCCAAGGATCTTGGCCAGCAGGTCATCGTCGAGAACGTCGGCGGCGCCGGCGGAACGCTGGGCGCGGGCCGTGTCGCCTCGGCCGATCCGGACGGCTACACGCTGCTGCTCCACCACATCGGCATGGCCACATCAGCCACGCTCTACCGCAAGCTCGCCTACGACACGCTGAACGCCTTCGAATATGTCGGCCTCGTCACCGAAGTGCCGATGACCATCGTTGCCCGCAAGGACCTCGAGGCAACCGACCTCAAGGGTCTGGTCGACTACGCCAAGGCCAACAAGGACAAGGTCACCGTCGCCAATGCCGGCATCGGTGCGGCCTCGCATCTGTGCGGCATGCTGTTCATGAGCTCCATCGGCACGCCGCTGGTCACCGTTCCCTATAAGGGCACCGGCCCTGCCATGACCGACCTGCTCGGCGGCCAGGTCGACATCATGTGCGACCAGACCACCAACACCACCAAGCAGATCCAGGGCGGCACCATCAAGGCCTATGCCGTGACCTCGCCTGCCCGCCTCAGCGTCCTGCCCGACGTGCCGACCACCAAGGAAGGCGGCCTCGAAGGCATGGAAGTCGGCATCTGGCACGGCGTCTATGCCCCCAAGGGCACGCCGGCAGAAGTGACCGAACGCCTGTCGCAGTCGCTGCAGAAGGCCCTCAAGGACCCGAATGTGATTGCCCGCTTCGCCGAACTCGGCACCGTGCCATCGTCGGACGCCGACGCAACGCCTGCCGCGCTGAAGGCCAAGCTCGAAGGCGAAATCGCCCGCTGGAAGCCGATTATCGAGGCCGCCGGCCAGTACGCCGACTGA
- a CDS encoding pyridoxamine 5'-phosphate oxidase family protein, which produces MIGVNAPMALYVTLHQIQSGKGVRPMIIKEMSRQECVELLTMGRLGRLACCKDTRPYVVPIHFAYADGSLYAFSVQGQKIDWMRENPNVCLQADRRDGDRGWRSVVVSGRYEELPDRIGSKHAREHAWSLLEKHANWWEPGGLKPFDQGGGGQSIFFRIHIESLSGRQSVDE; this is translated from the coding sequence TTGATCGGTGTCAATGCGCCGATGGCGCTCTATGTCACCCTGCACCAGATACAGAGCGGCAAGGGAGTACGGCCGATGATCATCAAGGAAATGTCGCGGCAGGAATGCGTTGAACTGCTGACCATGGGCAGGCTCGGCCGGCTGGCCTGCTGCAAGGACACTCGTCCTTACGTTGTGCCCATCCACTTTGCCTATGCCGACGGCAGCCTGTACGCCTTTTCGGTGCAGGGCCAGAAGATCGACTGGATGCGTGAAAACCCCAATGTCTGCCTGCAGGCGGACCGTCGCGATGGCGACCGTGGCTGGCGCAGTGTCGTGGTGAGCGGTCGCTACGAGGAATTGCCCGACCGTATCGGCTCAAAGCACGCGCGCGAGCATGCCTGGTCGCTGCTGGAAAAGCACGCCAACTGGTGGGAGCCGGGCGGGCTCAAACCGTTCGACCAGGGTGGCGGCGGCCAATCCATCTTCTTCCGCATCCACATCGAAAGCCTCAGCGGCCGGCAATCCGTCGACGAATAG